Within Romboutsia sp. CE17, the genomic segment TGGGAATGATGTACTTCAAGTAAGAGATGTATCTATGGGTTATGAAAATAGAATTTTATTTAAAGATTTAAATTTAGATATTTATAGAGGAGAAAAAGTTGCTCTTATTGGGGCTAATGGTATCGGTAAATCTACTTTATTTAAAATTATTATGAATGAAATAGTACCTCTAAATGGTACTGTACTCTTAGGAACTAATGTGAATGTGTCTTACTTCCATCAAGAACAAAAAACATTAGATTTAAATAATACTATTATAGACGAAATATGGAATGATAATAAGCATTTAACTCAAACTCAGATAAGAAGTATGCTCGGTGCATTTTTATTTGAAGATGAGGAAGTATTTAAGAAAATCTCTACTTTAAGTGGTGGAGAAAGGGCGAGAGTTGCTATACTTAAATTAATACTTTCAAATGCTAACTTTTTACTTCTTGATGAACCTACTAATCACTTAGATATAGATTCTAAAGAAGTTCTTGAGGAAGCTTTATCAAGCTATACAGGAACAATATTCACTATATCTCACGATAGATACTTCTTAAATACTGTTGTAGATAAAATTTTAGTTTTAGATGAAAATGGTATAACTGAATATCTTGGAAATTACGATTACTATATGTTTAAGAAAAGACAAGCTCAAGAAATAAACCTTATACAAGAAGATAATAAGGAAGAAAAAACTAAAACGCAACTAAAAGAAGAAAAAAGAAAAGAAAGAGAACAAAGAGAAATAGAAAAGAAAAATAGAATTAAAAGACAAAATTTAGAAAAAGAGATTGAGGCTACTGAGTCTAAAATCGAAGAATTAGATATTTTACTTTGCCAAGAAGAAGTATACTCTAACCCAGAAAGAGCAAGAGAAGTTAGCCAAGAAAAATCATCTCTTGAAAATAATCTCGAATCTCTTTATGAGGAATGGGAACAACTGGTTTAACATTTTAGATTTGATTTAACTTATCTAAAATATCTATTTCTATGTTGTTTTTAAAAATAAAAATTTATAAAGAGGTGATTATTTGCAAAGATTGTTTAAATTAGATAAAGAAAATAAAAATTTCTATAAATTATTATTTTCACTTTGTATCCCTATTATTGTTCAGAATTTAATTTCATCTTCTGTCAATGTAGTAGATACAGTTATGATAAGTAGTTTAGGAGAATCTGCTGTAGCATCTATAGGCGTTGCTAATCAATTCTTCTTTCTATTCAACATGACTTTATATGGTATAACAGGTGGAGCTGGCATTTTTATATCTCAGTTCTTTGGTAAAAAAGATGTAAATAATATAAGAAGTGTTACTGGTTTAAGTGTCATTTTAGCATTTATAATAAGCTGCTTATTTTTTATTCCAGCTCTATTAATGCCAAAACTAATAATAAATATATTCTCACATGATCCAGAAGTTGTGAAACTATGTATTCAGTATTTTAGTATTATTGCATTTTCATATCCAGTAATCGCATTAAGTACAGTGTTTAGTATGGGTGCAAGAGGAGTTAGAAATCCTAAGTTAGGTATGATTTGTAGTACCATAGCTTTAGGAACGAATATTGTGCTGAATTATGGACTTATATTAGGTAATTTAGGTCTACCTGCTCTAGGTGTTAAAGGTGCTGCAATCGCTACAGTTATAGCTAGAGTATTAGAATTAGTATTAATAGTTTCTTATGTTTATTTTATAAAAAGAGATTATATATTAAGATTCAAGCTGTCAGATATAAAAAGAATAAAAGTAGATTTTTTAAAAACTTTTATAGCTAAAAGTTTACCTATTTTACTAAATGACAGCTTATGGGCATTTGGAACTGTATTATATTCTGTTGCTTACTCTCAAGCTGGTACTTCTGCTATTGCAGCAAGCCAAATTGCTACAAGTACAGGAAATTTCTTTATTATGACTTCTGTCTGTGTGGCAAATGGTGCTGCTATTATGCTTGGAAATGAATTAGGTGCTGATAATATAGATAAGGCAATATCTTATTCTAAAAAGTTCTCTGTATTAGTATCTTTAACGGGATTATTATTTGGACTTTTATTAATAATTAATATTCCTTTATTGCTAAAAATATTTAATGTATCAGAAGCTTTATCTCCTGATATTGTAAAAATATTTATTATAATGGGTCTATTAATGGCTTTAAAATCATTTAATACATTTATAGTAATAGGTGTGCTTAGAAGTGGTGGAGATACTAAGTACTCATTATTTTTAGAGCTTGGATGCATGTGGATAGTATCTATCCCACTAACATTCTTAGCAGCTATAAAAGGAGCTCCTATATTTATTTTAGTGTTGATTACTTATACTGAGGAAATTGCTAAATTTATCTTTGGAGTACCTAGAGCATTATCAAAAAAATGGGCTACAAATTTAGTAAAAGAAATGGTTTAGTTGATATATTAACGAAACTCGTCAAAATAAAAAATCACTCCATGCAGATGAGAAAATTCTGCAAATGGGGTGATTTTTTATTTTTTCCTTACACTAACAAACTAATATAAAAATAATATATTTTTATTTTTGTCCTATTTTTAGGTTTGGTACAGCATTTAGTGCCATATCATCTCTTCTTCCATTTATATAACTATAGTATCCAGCACAACCTATCATTGCAGCATTATCTGTACATAAAACTAGAGATGGATATTTAATTTCTATATCATGATGTTTAGCTATTTCTGTTATTTTTTCTCTAAGAGCTGAGTTACATGCTACTCCACCTGCTAAAGTTATTGTTTTGTAGTTTTTGTCTAAAGCAGCTTTTATAGCTTTTGTTGATAACACTTCTACAACAGCTTCTTGGAAAGATGCTGCAACATCTTCGACTATGATTTCTTCATTTTTCATTTTCTTAGCATTTAGGTAATTTAGTACAGCTGATTTTAATCCACTAAAACTAAAATCATATTCTTCATCCATATTAGCTCTAGGGAACTCTATAGCATTCTTATTTCCCAATTTAGCTAATTTATCTATTATAGGTCCACCTGGATATCCAAGTCCCATAGCTCTTGCTATTTTATCAAATGCTTCTCCAGATGCATCATCTCTTGTTCTTCCTAAAATTTCATATTTACCATAGTCCTTTACTTCAACTAAATGTGTATGTCCACCTGATACTATTAATGTTATAAATGGTGGCTTTAAATCTTTATGTTCTATATAATTTGCACTTACATGACCTTCTATGTGATTTACTCCAACCAAAGGTATATCTAATGTATATGCTAAAGCTTTAGCATGAGATAATCCTACTAGTAAAGCTCCTGCTAACCCTGGACCATAAGTAACTGCTATATGATCTATATCTTTAAAACTTAACTTTGCTTCATCTAAAGCTTCTTGAACAACTTCATCAATACTTTCTATGTGTTTTCTTGATGCCACTTCTGGAACAACTCCACCGAATTTTTTATGTGTTTCTATTTGAGTAGATATTATATTTGATAAAACTTCTCTACCATTTTTTAGTATGGCCGCTGATGTCTCATCACAACTACTTTCTATAGATAATGTTATTATATCTTTCATTTTTACACCTCTTTTATATCATTCCACATTATTATGGCATCTTCTTTATTATTACTATAATATTCCTTCCTAATTCCAGCCATCTTGAATCCGTATTTTCTATATAAATTTTGAGCAACTGTATTTGAAGTTCTTACTTCTAATGTCATTGATACTATATTATTATCTTTGCAAACTTGTACTAATTCCTTTATTAATTGGTCTCCGATTTTTTGACCTCTATAATCTTCATGTACTGCTACATTTGTTATATGACCTTCATCTACTACAAACCATATACCAACATATCCTGCTACTTTACCATCTACTTTTGCAACAAGGTATTTTGCTAAATTATTAGATAGCTCTTTTTTAAATGAATCCTTTGACCAATAATCTTCAAAGCAATTTTTCTCTACTTCGAAAACTCCGTCAATATCATCGACCTTCATTTCTTCTATTACAAGATTATTTACCATTTTCTAACCTCTTCATTTTCTCTTCGTATTGAACTTCTGCTTGAGATTTTCTTATATACATTGGATTTATATCGTAACAATTATGAACATCTATATTTTTATTATATTTTTCTTTAGCGATAGAACATAAGCTACTTGCTTTTGTTACATTGTGTGATGGAGCTGGCACTCTTATATTTTTTATTTCTTTTATTCTATCTTCATACTTATAAACAGCTTCTCCAACTAAAATCCACTCTTCGTTATCCTTAGATATTTCTTCTAATAAATTTTCTATTTCAACTACATCTACTGGTTGTATTTCAACTATGTTTCCATTTTCAAATTTATATCTTCCAGTATAAACCTGATTTCTTTGTGCATCTAGTATAGAACATATCTTCTTATCACAAAGATTCATATTTCCACCTAATATTTCTAGTGAATTCACTCCTATTATAGGTAAATTATTTACATGTGATATTGCTTTAGCTGTAGCCATACCTATTCTTAGTCCTGTAAACGACCCTGGTCCTATACATATTGCTATAGCATCTATATCTTTTATATTTATATCACTCATTGATAGCATATTTTCTATCATTGGCATAAGCTTTTGAGAATGTGTTGTTTTTGTATTTACAGTATATTCGCATATTAATTTATTATCTTCAATTACAGCAACGCTCGATGCATTTGAAGATGTATCTATACCTAGTATTTTCATTATTTTGTCAGCTCCTCAACGATTTTTTTATATTTTTCTCCAACTGGTTTTAATATCATTTCTCTTCCCATATCTTTATAAATTAATTCTATATCTAAATACTCATCAGGAAGTATATCTTCTATTAAATTAGCCCATTCTATTATACACAAACCATCTGAGTTTATATATTCATCATACCCAATATCATACATTTCTTCACTACTTCCGATTCTATAAACATCAAAATGGTATAAAGGCATATTTCCTTCATATTCATTTACTATTGTAAAAGTAGGACTAGTTATATAATCGTCGACACCAATAGCTTTTGCTAAGCTTTGAGTCATAGTAGTTTTCCCTGCTCCTAAGTCTCCTATTAAACAAATCACACTTCCTGGTGTAAGTAATTTTCCTAATCTATATCCTATTTCTTTAGTTTGTTCTTCTCCGTCCAAATATATTTTAACCATGACTTCATCTCCATTATATTTCTAAATATTTATTAATTCGATAAATATTATTATATTATAATAATTAACTTTAATCAAAATTTTAGACAACAAAATTAACTTATATCATATATTATAAGCTTTCATAAAAAAAGAGGTCTATGAATTAAATCCATGAACCTCTTATATTTAGATTTTTTATTTTTTAAGTATTCCATTCACCTTTTTGTATAGTGGTAAAACACATATTGTCATTACTATAGCTTTAATTATATTAAATGGAGCGTATACCCAAATTACAAATGTAAATAAATCATGTATTCTTGGATTTATTGCACTTCCCATTGCTATTACTGCGTCTAAACTACCGACTACTTGACCATATATTGGAGTTACCACAAAATAATTTAATACACATCCCATAATAGTCATGCCTATAGTTCCTAATATAGCGCCTAGTATTACACCTTTAAAATTGCTTCTTCTTTTATAAAGATAAGATATTATAACTACATAAGTTCCACTTATAATTGCATTTGCTATTTCTCCTACTCCACCAGTAACACTGACTCCTATTTGAAGTAAATTCTTTATAAGTGCTATTATAAATCCAGCTAAAGGTCCCATCGCCATTCCGCCGAATATTGCTGGTATATCTGATACATCTAACTTTAGGAAACTTGGAAATATAGGTAATGGCACCGATATAAACATAAGTATATAGGCTACTGCTGCTAGTATACCTATTTTAGCTAAAGTTTTTACAGACATTGACTTGTTATTTTTAATTGTTCCTTGCATAAAATATTACCTCCCAATATATTTAAATAAAAATTTAAATAAATTAGAAATAAAAAACTCGGAAATAAAAAACTCGAAGAATAATTCTTCGAGCTTGTTTTTATGGATATAGTTTGAATACTAATTAATATTAAGTATATTGCTTAATTTTAAGTATTCGCTTTTAACCATCTTCTCTCATCCAGACTTTACTGTCGGCTTTGGAATCTCACCAAATCATGCTACACAAGGTAGCTCGCGGGCTATAACCGCCGGTAGGGAATTTCACCCTGCCCCGAAGATTTTAAATTTCTATTTAATTTATACTTATATAGTAGTTAAATTTTTCCTTACTGTCAATCTTAAAGAATATAAAAATATTACTTTATAAAAAACTCTTATTTTGTAAAGAACTAAGCTCTCTTATAAACTATTTTCCCATCTATTATAGTAAATAATACATTACTTTGTATTTCTAAAGGACATCCATCCCATATAACTATATCTGCATCTTTTCCAACTTCTAAAGATCCTACTCTATCTTGTATCCCTAAAGTTTTTGCAGGATTTATAGTTATCGCTTCTATAGCTTTTTCCTTTTTCATTCCATGCTTAACAGCTATTCCTGCACACATAGGAAGATATTGTACAGGTATAACAGGATGATCAGTCATTAAAGAAACCTGTGCTCCAGCATTTGATAAAATTCCTGCAGTATCGAAAGTTAAATTTCTAAGTTCTATCTTAGATCTTTCTGATAAAGATGGTCCAACTATAACTGGATATCCTTCTTCAACCAATTCTTCAACTATAAGATGACCTTCTGTACAGTGATCTAAAGTAAGTTTTAAATCAAATTCTTTAGCTATTCTTATAGCTGTAAACATGTCATCTGCTCTATGAGCATGAACTTTAAATGGTATTTCTTTTCTAAGTACTGGTATTAAGCTTTCCATTTTTATATCGTATTCTGGTCTATCGTGATCCTCATGTTCTTCATATAACTCAATTTCTTCTAAGTATTCCTCTGCTTTTTTAAGATTTTCCCTTATTAAGGATGCTATAGCCATTCTAGTTTGAGGAGTTTTTTCATCTCTTCCATAACAGCTTTTTGGATTTTCACCAAAAGCGATTTTTGAAGCAACAGGATTTTTTATAACCATATTATCTATTCTTCTACCATAAGTTTTTATAGCTATACATTCTCCACCCATTACATTTGCACTACCTGGTGTTGTACAAACTGCTGTTATACCACCTTGAACAGCTTCTTCAAAAGTTCTATCCATTGGGTTTATTCCGTCTATTGGATTTAGCTGTGGTGTTATTGGGTCTGTTTCTTCATTTCCATCAGCACCTTCAAATCCCATTCCATCTTCCCATAACCCTAAATGTGTATGAGCATCTATAAATCCAGGAAATACATATTTACCTTCTGCATCTATGATCTCAACATCTAAGGGAGCTTCTATTTCTTTACCTATTTCTAAGATTTTTTTTCCTTCTATAAGAATATTACCTTTAAACACACCATTTGTTATTGTGTTTATAATTCCATTTTTTATAAATATCATTTCAACCTCCTCCTAGAGATTCTTACATCTTCATTGATAAAGAAACTCTATTCTTGTCTAAGTCAATTCCTATGACCTTCACATCAACTACGTCTCCTACCGTAACTACATCCATAGGATCTTTAACAAATTTATTACTCATTTGAGATTTGTGAACCAAACCATCATTTTTTATTCCGATATCAACAAAAGCACCAAAATCTACTACATTACGTACAGTTCCTTTTA encodes:
- a CDS encoding ECF transporter S component, whose protein sequence is MQGTIKNNKSMSVKTLAKIGILAAVAYILMFISVPLPIFPSFLKLDVSDIPAIFGGMAMGPLAGFIIALIKNLLQIGVSVTGGVGEIANAIISGTYVVIISYLYKRRSNFKGVILGAILGTIGMTIMGCVLNYFVVTPIYGQVVGSLDAVIAMGSAINPRIHDLFTFVIWVYAPFNIIKAIVMTICVLPLYKKVNGILKK
- the tsaD gene encoding tRNA (adenosine(37)-N6)-threonylcarbamoyltransferase complex transferase subunit TsaD, producing the protein MKDIITLSIESSCDETSAAILKNGREVLSNIISTQIETHKKFGGVVPEVASRKHIESIDEVVQEALDEAKLSFKDIDHIAVTYGPGLAGALLVGLSHAKALAYTLDIPLVGVNHIEGHVSANYIEHKDLKPPFITLIVSGGHTHLVEVKDYGKYEILGRTRDDASGEAFDKIARAMGLGYPGGPIIDKLAKLGNKNAIEFPRANMDEEYDFSFSGLKSAVLNYLNAKKMKNEEIIVEDVAASFQEAVVEVLSTKAIKAALDKNYKTITLAGGVACNSALREKITEIAKHHDIEIKYPSLVLCTDNAAMIGCAGYYSYINGRRDDMALNAVPNLKIGQK
- the tsaE gene encoding tRNA (adenosine(37)-N6)-threonylcarbamoyltransferase complex ATPase subunit type 1 TsaE, which translates into the protein MVKIYLDGEEQTKEIGYRLGKLLTPGSVICLIGDLGAGKTTMTQSLAKAIGVDDYITSPTFTIVNEYEGNMPLYHFDVYRIGSSEEMYDIGYDEYINSDGLCIIEWANLIEDILPDEYLDIELIYKDMGREMILKPVGEKYKKIVEELTK
- the tsaB gene encoding tRNA (adenosine(37)-N6)-threonylcarbamoyltransferase complex dimerization subunit type 1 TsaB; amino-acid sequence: MKILGIDTSSNASSVAVIEDNKLICEYTVNTKTTHSQKLMPMIENMLSMSDINIKDIDAIAICIGPGSFTGLRIGMATAKAISHVNNLPIIGVNSLEILGGNMNLCDKKICSILDAQRNQVYTGRYKFENGNIVEIQPVDVVEIENLLEEISKDNEEWILVGEAVYKYEDRIKEIKNIRVPAPSHNVTKASSLCSIAKEKYNKNIDVHNCYDINPMYIRKSQAEVQYEEKMKRLENGK
- a CDS encoding amidohydrolase translates to MIFIKNGIINTITNGVFKGNILIEGKKILEIGKEIEAPLDVEIIDAEGKYVFPGFIDAHTHLGLWEDGMGFEGADGNEETDPITPQLNPIDGINPMDRTFEEAVQGGITAVCTTPGSANVMGGECIAIKTYGRRIDNMVIKNPVASKIAFGENPKSCYGRDEKTPQTRMAIASLIRENLKKAEEYLEEIELYEEHEDHDRPEYDIKMESLIPVLRKEIPFKVHAHRADDMFTAIRIAKEFDLKLTLDHCTEGHLIVEELVEEGYPVIVGPSLSERSKIELRNLTFDTAGILSNAGAQVSLMTDHPVIPVQYLPMCAGIAVKHGMKKEKAIEAITINPAKTLGIQDRVGSLEVGKDADIVIWDGCPLEIQSNVLFTIIDGKIVYKRA
- a CDS encoding MATE family efflux transporter — encoded protein: MQRLFKLDKENKNFYKLLFSLCIPIIVQNLISSSVNVVDTVMISSLGESAVASIGVANQFFFLFNMTLYGITGGAGIFISQFFGKKDVNNIRSVTGLSVILAFIISCLFFIPALLMPKLIINIFSHDPEVVKLCIQYFSIIAFSYPVIALSTVFSMGARGVRNPKLGMICSTIALGTNIVLNYGLILGNLGLPALGVKGAAIATVIARVLELVLIVSYVYFIKRDYILRFKLSDIKRIKVDFLKTFIAKSLPILLNDSLWAFGTVLYSVAYSQAGTSAIAASQIATSTGNFFIMTSVCVANGAAIMLGNELGADNIDKAISYSKKFSVLVSLTGLLFGLLLIINIPLLLKIFNVSEALSPDIVKIFIIMGLLMALKSFNTFIVIGVLRSGGDTKYSLFLELGCMWIVSIPLTFLAAIKGAPIFILVLITYTEEIAKFIFGVPRALSKKWATNLVKEMV
- the rimI gene encoding ribosomal protein S18-alanine N-acetyltransferase; its protein translation is MVNNLVIEEMKVDDIDGVFEVEKNCFEDYWSKDSFKKELSNNLAKYLVAKVDGKVAGYVGIWFVVDEGHITNVAVHEDYRGQKIGDQLIKELVQVCKDNNIVSMTLEVRTSNTVAQNLYRKYGFKMAGIRKEYYSNNKEDAIIMWNDIKEV